Proteins encoded in a region of the Scyliorhinus canicula chromosome 2, sScyCan1.1, whole genome shotgun sequence genome:
- the LOC119962186 gene encoding tubulin alpha-1D chain codes for MRECISIHVGQAGVQMGNACWELYCLEHGIQPDGQMPSDKTIGGGDDSFNTFFSETGAGKHVPRAVFVDLEPTVIDEVRTGTYRQLFHPEQLITGKEDAANNYARGHYTIGKELIDLVLDRLRKLADQCTGLQGFLIFHSFGGGTGSGFTSLLMERLSVDYGKKSKLEFSIYPAPQISTAVVEPYNSILTTHTTLEHSDCAFMVDNEAIYDICRRNLDIERPTYTNLNRLIGQIVSSITASLRFDGALNVDLTEFQTNLVPYPRIHFPLATYAPVISAEKAYHEQLSVSEITNACFEPANQMVKCDPRHGKYMACCLLYRGDVVPKDVNAAIATIKTKRTIQFVDWCPTGFKVGINYQPPTVVPGGDLAKVQRAVCMLSNTTAIAEAWARLDHKFDLMYAKRAFVHWYVGEGMEEGEFSEAREDMAALEKDYEEVGTDSIEGEGEAEEGEEY; via the exons ATG CGTGAGTGTATCTCCATCCATGTTGGCCAAGCCGGTGTCCAGATGGGCAATGCCTGCTGGGAGCTGTACTGTTTGGAACATGGTATCCAGCCTGATGGGCAGATGCCCAGTGATAAGACCATTGGAGGTGGTGATGACTCCTTCAACACCTTCTTCAGTGAGACTGGAGCAGGGAAACACGTCCCGCGAGCTGTCTTTGTCGATTTGGAGCCGACTGTGATTG ACGAGGTCCGTACTGGTACCTATCGGCAGCTGTTCCACCCCGAGCAACTCATCACCGGGAAGGAAGATGCGGCCAACAACTACGCTCGAGGGCACTACACCATCGGCAAGGAGCTGATTGACTTAGTTCTGGACAGACTTCGCAAATTG gctgacCAGTGCACAGGACTCCAGGGTTTCCTCATTTTCCACAGCTTTGGTGGAGGCACCGGCTCCGGTTTCACCTCCCTCCTGATGGAACGTCTCTCCGTCGACTACGGCAAGAAGTCCAAGCTCGAGTTTTCCATCTACCCGGCTCCCCAGATCTCCACAGCTGTAGTGGAACCCTACAACTCCATCCTGACCACCCACACCACACTGGAACACTCGGACTGCGCCTTCATGGTAGACAATGAAGCCATCTATGATATCTGCCGCAGAAACCTGGACATTGAGCGCCCAACATACACCAATTTGAACCGGCTGATTGGTCAGATTGTGTCCTCCATTACGGCCTCCCTTCGCTTTGATGGTGCTTTGAATGTTGATCTGACAGAGTTCCAGACCAATTTGGTTCCCTATCCACGTATCCACTTCCCTCTGGCTACCTATGCCCCTGTGATCTCAGCTGAGAAAGCTTACCATGAGCAACTATCAGTGTCTGAAATCACCAATGCCTGCTTTGAGCCAGCTAACCAGATGGTCAAGTGTGACCCTCGCCATGGTAAGTACATGGCTTGCTGTCTGCTCTACCGTGGTGATGTGGTGCCAAAGGATGTCAATGCTGCCATTGCCACCATCAAGACCAAACGCACCATCCAGTTTGTGGACTGGTGTCCAACTGGTTTCAAAGTGGGCATCAACTACCAGCCTCCCACTGTGGTGCCTGGAGGTGACCTGGCCAAGGTGCAGCGTGCTGTGTGTATGCTGAGCAACACTACGGCCATCGCTGAAGCCTGGGCTCGCCTCGATCACAAGTTTGACCTGATGTACGCCAAGCGCGCCTTTGTGCATTGGTatgtgggtgaggggatggaggaaggggagTTCTCAGAGGCCCGTGAAGACATGGCAGCTTTGGAGAAAGATTACGAAGAGGTTGGCACTGACAGCATTGAaggtgaaggagaggcagaagaaGGTGAGGAATATTAG